The Mya arenaria isolate MELC-2E11 chromosome 15, ASM2691426v1 genomic sequence TGTCCTACCCTCCTAGCTCACCAAGAACGGACGCTCCAGTGCTTGAAGAAAATAACCAAGTGTTGCGGATATTCCGTGCGGAATTAGTTAAGAATGGCTCTGTTATCAAGAACCATACAAACAGACTTCATGTTTCTcgtaggtttttttttatttattcccCAAGTTCTGTAGGTATATGTTTTACGCCTGGAAATCTCAATAAGGTTTTGAAAGCTTTTTAAAtgggtttgtttgttttccctTGGGGTTCTCTTTTTTAGCTCGTCTGCCTTTCGAAGAAACACGTCTAGGTATTGTGGTAGCCTTGGTGTCAACTGTGGTGTCTAAACTACTTCAAACTTCGAGTAAACTTTCAAGATAATccattgaaacttcatacacatgTTACAAGAGACAGAAGGACAATAACTCTTTACTTATCATTGTCAAATTAAGCACCTTTTTTAGCGAAAAATGCCatttcattctatgattttttatgttttttataaaatcaccTGACACTGTGCTTTTTTATCACACTTTAAACAGGAAACCCtgtttttttaatagttattttcAACTTGTTCGCTTGTACTAAAAACTCAAGGAGTGCTAATAACCTGAATTTAGTGTAACAGCTAAATTTTGACAGAATATAACttattattaaagtatttaacaattatgaattgtattattttcactGTTGCAAGTCTTGTTACTCTGTCTAAATAAATTGTTGGGTTGCCTCTCTTGTTAGAAAACTGGCTTAAAGcgatatttttaatatgatttcGTTTTTTCATTTTGACAGCATGTGACCCAAATCCTCATGGTCCAATTTCGGTAGAACCCATGCCAGCCAACCAGACAATAGACCGGTATGGAGGGAATGTGATATTCCACTGCACAGGGAACTTTGGCTGTTATGTTCATGAATATCGCATAGCATATTGGATGGTGAATGAAACGATTTCTCCTGAAAATGCAAGCAATAGATATGTAGTGAATCAGACTCAAAGgtaaaacattaacatgaaTAGTTTTAGCTCATCAGTTTAAAAAAGAAGGGAAAAGAAGTTGAGTAATTGTGACAACTTTAGTGACATTATCATTGACTTGCAATGGATTACTGCTTGCATTATCGATAAAGATATTTACACGAATCTTTGTACACACTTTGTATTACAGTTGAGGTTCTAGTAGGGGGGCTTAAGGGCTTTGACCTACTCCCAGTTGGCAGGCAAATGAACCCTCAAAACACCAAATTTAAACCTTATAAAGATACCTTAACAATGAAAACACtgacgcacacacacacacacgcacgcacgcacgcacgcacacacgcacgcacgcacgcacgcacacacacacacacacacgatatatatatatatatatatatatatatatatttatatgcatatttctttataatttttaattaagttatttttcataagtttgtccattttataagatgtattaaagtattttgaatgaagaggtttcaatgcattaaagagttcatacattttaataccacagtgaaataaaacttttaaaggtgTTATGTAGTTGTAGGAATCTTAATTAGTTgtgcaataatacacttaaatggcaaaatattgaaacttagatatgcaaaatatactttaaaacactacaattgattaatactattatttaaaattttacgaactacttttactgatgtaccagcatacatccTAGGTTGTTTGGTATGGAAAATGGcaactgacatgtacattgtatctGCTTTTGGCATTTAGCAGTATTTATCGAAGGATTTGATGAATCATTTGGGGATACAACAATCTCAATTAAATCATAgtgtgacgttcacttcatttcattccGTTATGTACATAGCGTAACATTGTAAAATttgtattggggatctgatttgaAAGAGATGATAAACACTTAATAAGATACCTCTTTTACTTATACAGTTTAGACTTGTCCATTCTGGGTGCTACGCTCACCATCCACAAGGTCCAGCCAAAGGATGTTTACAACACTTACGAATGTGTCGTGTTGAACGAACAATCTATCAACGGCATATCTAAAAAGTTTGTCCACATTGTGAAGAAAGGTGAGACAGAATGGTACTCTTTAGTGTGACAGAACTTGTGGCTCCTTACAGTTGTTTAGATAAGCCCATAAGCCTGCAGTGCTGGAAAAATGTATAACGAGCTTGCTCGAATTTCGGATTGTATATATTCTGTCTTTTTTGGGAAAGTTTCAATGCCAAACACTTTATTAACAATTCAGGCTTGTTAACACAAACAGATTTCAGTAAATGTCCTTAGATTAAATAGAAAGTTGTCTTATACCGTAATTCTATAATGATATGTGACGTCATCAGTGAAAAAAAGACGTGAAAGAAAaagttacattttcattttttcgaGGTTTCGTTTTTCATAAGtagacaatatatatttttacataattttaaaaatagtttttaatttaattttacacattaattattgtgtattataataatttaaatcaataactttgttttaaaagtatttcaatCACTAggtcaaaatttgtttttgttattaacatttatacCTCAACACGACTCATTTTCGTAGACGACCTTACTTACAGAAATTGCCATTTAATACATTTGAGTGTATGACAATGAGTTCGTTACagctaattttcagacttttcaCGATTAATCGGCTTAAGGTCTCGATTTTAAGCCAATTACAAAAAATACTACAATTCATCTTTCAATGAGTGTTAAACTTTTAACACTGTGACATATTTATCTTTCATTCACTTCAGATGTTCTAAATAACACCAAAGCTATAATTATTGCGGCATGCAGTGTGGGGGGATTCATTCTTCTGGTTAATTTTTTGGGAAAGTTTCAATGCCAAACACTTTATTAACAATTCAGGCTTGTTAACACAAACAGATTTCAGTAAATGTCCTTAGATTAAATAGAAAGTTGTCTTATACCGTAATTCTATAATGATACGTGACGTCATCAGTGAAAAAAAGACGTGAAAGAAAAAGTTACATTCTTCTAGTGTGCTGGTGTTACTTGCCTCAAATACAGCGCTTCTGCTACATGCGATTACCATGCTGGAAAATTGTCACAATTGATGGTAAATACCCTAATTTTGATAGTAGATAAATGCATTCTTAGTCTTAGAAATAATCCTTCTGCTACAGTACATGCGATTTCCATGCTGGAAATTTGTCACAATTGATAGTAAATGCCCGACGTCTGATAGTAGATAAATACATTCTTCAACTTGGAAAACAATTCTTTGCTCAATgggattttcaaaattgttacgATATTGGTAAATGCTGTTATAATGCATCAGCCAATTGttacccctcccccccccccacccccacgtCCAGTGGGATAGCGTGGAAAATGGCCCGTGTTTTAACCTGAATGGTGGCtccgcagtgctgggtgaatgcggtggttttgtcttcggcTAAATaaagcggggaatgggccttacttaggttccctggggtgcgggggcatttggccgggatTTTACCTACAGTTCGTCCGCGCAGgatggggattttacccgggctttgTTAGACCGAAAGTcgaagtcccggctattccccggacctggggccGTGGtctcaattgactggtgcataacaaaaCTAACAGCaaatgtaagcacctttaattTTGGAAATTAGACTTAGgatcaaaatattttctatggTGGGGCTGTAGTCCTAATAAAAAGCTGTGGTTTAGATCTGTTACTAGTTCTAGAATTACAGTTCTTGAATTGAATGAAGATTGTGTGTTTATGCATTAAGCTGTTGAACTAAAATCAGATTATGTTTGAATGTCACAAAGTGCACATCCAGAAAATCAACCAAACCcttgtgtttttaaaattcaaggtATAAAATGATTTATCTGTAAAAGTTGGGCCCAAATTGTGATAAATAGAGGGTATTACATGACTTGTCATGAAATTTAAAGGcaagtttttatcaattttagcaaacaacattaataaatttcattttgaatgaaTGAGGATTATTATCAACATCGCTTATTATATTTCATAGTGCTATAATATCAAGCATATCTTCAATGCCTCACGTGAAAAGTTATAACACTAGTTAAATAtgtatcataaatatgaaatttggTTATTTTATGCCGGGGACATTATCTGTGAATTAAAGGTAGTCCTGTCATGATTTTGTACTTCCATCAGCAAGTCACGTGACTTTTTAATGACAAGTGCTTTCTGCCTTTTTTCAGAGGATAAGTATAAGTACAATGTGTTTGTGTATCATGCTGAAGAAGACCGTGAAATTGCCGAGTACATCAAAGAAAACCTAGTAGAGCGTGGATACAAGGTTTCCATGTCTGCAGATACCATCCCCGGGAAAAGTATTTAGTTTTACCATTGCTTTAAAgccttttttcaaagaaaaaatatgtcGTTGCCTTGGGTTGTGTCGTCAATCCTTTTTAATCTTGACTTTTCGAAAAATAAGGAGGTCTTTTCTACTCGCCCCGGTTTAGGTTTTAGGGCAGGATGGCATTTTTACTTATAACTCTAATACCCTTTATTCGATACTTcaaacagttgttcaggaccatcacaaaAGGATGTTACATGACTCCATTGTATCCAGAATaaaaattatggcccctgattgacttaggaattaggttaaagttttagggcacattgggtcaagttaaagttttaggacaagCTCGGATTTTTACTTACAACTTCtttaccattcattcaattgacttaatacttcacacaattattaATGAACATCTCCTATTTAGGTTACATAACACCATTTCATTCTTAATACAAAGTATAGCCTCAGATTGACTTTGGAacttaaattaaagtttaagggcacattgtatctATTAAAAGTTTAAAGGCAAGAAgggattttcactaataacCTATATACCCTTCATTTCattgactttatacttcacgcagttggtTAAGGCCATCAAACAATTAGGTTACCTAACTCCATATTAatcctaaatacaaatgatGGGCATTGATTGACTTTTTTCAGTATCTTTGTAATGCTTTTAATAGGcacatttttaaccaaaatgaaaCCTGTTTATTAGAACGACGTTATTGGGACGTGTCGGTTTGAGGTCGGGGTCAAACTTACCTATggtatcaaatattttagtaaGGTTTGACTTCTGGTATGGTTACCAAACCTggtatataggaaaagtttatggagacctttcatgggatgtCGTGTgaggcccctagggtcaagatcAGGGtcactaaaataaaaataaaaagttggtACTGAATAATTATAGTTTGGGTTGCAATCAACCATATAacaaccaaacttggtattggAAAATTTTAAAGAGCCGTTTCAAGGGATTGTGTTTAGGGCTCGGCTCatggtcatggtcaaggtcaacgttactaaaaatagaaaaattataagtattgaataactttagtgGGGGGTGACATATTatgaccaaactttgtatataggaagagtttatgaagaaCTTTCAATGTGTGTGCGAAtagggcccctagggtcaaggtcactattccttaaacagaaaaacagttggtactgaataactttcatgggattgtgttgtGGGCCCCtagggttaaggtcaaggtcactgttacttaaaatagataactatttggtactgaataattttagtaaggaTTGACATTATTGTGACGAAACTTGGTATGCAGAAAGAGATTATGGAGGACATatggggcccctagggtcaaggtcaatgttactaaaaatagaaaaaatgttaaaactgaatctcacaacgaaggctgaagttcttctgtcaatcattgaaaacctggtttcgtctcatttttcatcatttcttgtttactttttaatttgtcttcttttttattgcttgatatatattacatcatttttgtattcatttcaatgatgaaGCTGCGTATAGTCCAGCGCGCTATCCTACGACTGCTCTTGTTGGAAACGTTATAACATATCTGGCAAATAcgcaaatatgtttaaagacaTTCGTACTCTGACAGTAGTTACAGTACTCATGTTACCATTAGGCGACTATAAATGAATTGCTAAATTTTCATTCCCGCCGGCCCCCTCGATTTTATGCCGCCCCTTTATTTGTATTGACTAAAATGAAAATGCGATCTGTGGTCTATATTTGCATATCTGTCCAGTACCGTCCGGGAACAGCATTTTTTCATACCAGCCAGTGTCGATGTaaacattacatgtaaaaaaggaCAATTATTACGATGGTGTTCGTGCTTCATCTAGAAACACAAGTGTATGATCCCTTATGCAAtgagaaagagcatgaacacatatacAGTCAtccaagaaaaataaaaaataaattgctacTCCCTTCCcccattcaaaaataatttgatgaaaatctagcaattaaatTAGGGCCCAGATAAGCTGCGTGTTTGCGAGAATGAGTTTTACTCGATAGCAATTGCCAAACACTTAGTTGAAATTATCAACGAGCATAAATTAATCATTGATTATGCCACTAGCAGATTTTGAGGGAGGCGCATCCGGCACATgcccctctaaaatcgtccgAGTTTACTTTCATGTTaatatcggagaaaaaaaaCGCTCATAAAGCACCATTTCCGacaagaaattgttatttttttcttgatggAGTCACTCCAAATCGCCATGCacacagtttatgccatattctttcggttctgagggaggggtgcatgtcaaaatGTTGCGCTCCTAAGTTATGTTCCCCCTTACGCCAATTCCTGGTGCATTCCCTGTATGCAATACAAAAATGTGTACCTGAAAGTTCTGTATAGCTATTAGTATCAGGtagacattttcatatttcataattattaatttgtgGATGGAATAATAAGTAATTACTTCGAGCATGGTCacaacaatttttttcaataataatattttatttccaaaattgtgcacttttgtatttattaaaaaaaaaacaacaatacatcaGACATTAGCATTGATAACTATAACCCACACCCTCAATTTTGGTTGcgaaaaacattgatatgtgcATTATTAAGCATTGATATgtgcattattattttcttatttaggTATAATGCCATTTTATAATACGGAATTTGAACGGAGCGGCGCCGTTTGTTTCCTGTACTCGAAAAACCTTCTTTCTGACCAATGGGCAGTCAGTTGCATGACCCATCTTATGCCGGAGAAAAAACCTGTTTGGTTCCTTGAAATTGATGAGCTAAAGCC encodes the following:
- the LOC128219116 gene encoding uncharacterized protein LOC128219116, producing the protein QVLRIFRAELVKNGSVIKNHTNRLHVSPCDPNPHGPISVEPMPANQTIDRYGGNVIFHCTGNFGCYVHEYRIAYWMVNETISPENASNRYVVNQTQSLDLSILGATLTIHKVQPKDVYNTYECVVLNEQSINGISKKFVHIVKKVKKRRERKSYILLVCWCYLPQIQRFCYMRLPCWKIVTIDEDKYKYNVFVYHAEEDREIAEYIKENLVERGYKVSMSADTIPGKSIMPFYNTEFERSGAVCFLYSKNLLSDQWAVSCMTHLMPEKKPVWFLEIDELKPKDALKWAKEGKKKSEESRAIENVGSDIEINEDLKYWEKMPKIKVPTKNSSNRKMNNFWCSLENKLPKFKSQKSKSRKLVAEISKPDKNRRSSSTRPLLESDHISMLEVEGPGQN